In one window of Haloprofundus halophilus DNA:
- a CDS encoding DUF7521 family protein, translating to MIDPTTLSPLVVALKTLTLVLGGLITYYAYKAYRRTGAVALRLLAIGFGIVTLGSLLAGAADQVLATDQMYALVVESGLTAVGFAVIVYSLYVD from the coding sequence GTGATCGACCCGACCACGCTGAGTCCGCTCGTCGTCGCGCTCAAGACGCTCACCCTCGTTCTCGGCGGACTCATCACCTACTACGCGTACAAGGCGTACCGACGGACCGGGGCGGTGGCGCTTCGACTGCTCGCCATCGGGTTCGGTATCGTCACCCTCGGGTCGTTGCTCGCGGGCGCCGCAGACCAGGTGCTCGCGACCGACCAGATGTACGCGCTCGTCGTCGAAAGTGGACTCACCGCCGTCGGATTCGCCGTCATCGTCTACTCGCTGTACGTCGACTGA
- a CDS encoding winged helix-turn-helix domain-containing protein: MVRKQLESARAAPLQEVLDALDDPDCRTIVRQLDDAMTARQLSDACDIPLSTMYRKLERLTDASLLDEQTEIRSDGHHTTWYRVSFQSVEIGLDESRQFEVVITRRPQSADERLADLWSQVRRET; encoded by the coding sequence ATGGTGCGCAAGCAACTGGAATCCGCTCGCGCAGCCCCACTCCAGGAGGTGTTGGACGCCCTGGACGACCCCGACTGTCGGACTATCGTTCGGCAACTCGACGATGCCATGACCGCACGACAGCTCTCAGACGCCTGCGACATACCCCTATCGACGATGTACCGCAAACTCGAGCGCCTCACCGACGCGTCGCTGCTCGACGAACAGACCGAGATTCGAAGCGACGGCCACCACACCACCTGGTATCGAGTGTCGTTTCAGTCGGTCGAAATCGGCTTGGACGAGAGCCGGCAGTTCGAGGTAGTGATAACCCGGCGCCCGCAGTCCGCCGACGAGCGGCTCGCAGACCTGTGGTCGCAGGTCCGGAGGGAGACGTGA
- a CDS encoding redox-regulated ATPase YchF, giving the protein MSYKIGLVGKPSVGKSSFFNAATMNDVPEGAYPFTTIDPSIGEAYVRVDCAAPEFDETCTPNTGFCSHGTRYVPAKLVDVAGLIPGAHEGKGLGNQFLTDLNEADVLVHVVDFSGETDIEGEATEGHDPRDDIDFLEDELDMWYLEILEKGIERYRGGYDGDEKHIEEDLAEQMSAFKIDKDRMKQVILAEGLELDPETWDADERESLAREIRKRTKPMVIAANKMDKPVAQSNYEEVTADPDYDHLTFVPASAHAEKALKNADEAGIIEYDAGDATFDIVGDVAGTQDVPAGSRDGNRPANVSEEQEAGLEQIREFVEAYGGTGVQAALEAALFDELGCIAIFPGSANGKKDEKGVFRDCFILPGESTTEDFAYHLHSDIGDGLLHGIDCRSGRQIGSGHELGHRDVVEILTTN; this is encoded by the coding sequence ATGAGTTACAAGATCGGCCTCGTGGGCAAACCCTCGGTGGGCAAATCCAGTTTCTTCAACGCGGCGACGATGAACGACGTTCCGGAGGGCGCGTACCCCTTCACGACCATCGACCCGAGCATCGGCGAGGCGTACGTTCGCGTCGACTGCGCAGCACCGGAGTTCGACGAGACGTGTACCCCGAACACGGGATTCTGCAGCCACGGCACCCGCTACGTCCCGGCGAAACTCGTCGACGTGGCCGGTCTCATCCCCGGCGCGCACGAGGGGAAGGGCCTGGGCAACCAGTTTCTCACCGACCTCAACGAGGCGGACGTGCTCGTCCACGTCGTCGACTTCTCCGGGGAGACGGACATCGAAGGCGAGGCGACCGAGGGCCACGACCCCCGCGACGACATCGACTTCCTGGAGGACGAACTCGACATGTGGTACCTCGAAATCCTCGAGAAGGGAATCGAACGCTACCGGGGCGGCTACGACGGCGACGAGAAACACATCGAAGAAGACCTCGCAGAGCAGATGAGCGCGTTCAAAATCGACAAAGACCGGATGAAGCAGGTCATCCTCGCCGAGGGGCTCGAACTCGACCCCGAGACGTGGGACGCCGACGAACGCGAGTCGCTGGCCCGCGAGATTCGAAAGCGGACGAAACCGATGGTCATCGCGGCGAACAAGATGGACAAACCCGTCGCTCAGTCGAACTACGAAGAGGTCACCGCCGACCCCGACTACGACCACCTCACGTTCGTCCCCGCGAGCGCGCACGCGGAGAAAGCACTGAAGAACGCAGACGAAGCGGGTATCATCGAGTACGACGCCGGCGATGCCACCTTCGATATCGTCGGCGACGTCGCCGGAACGCAGGACGTTCCGGCTGGCTCGCGGGACGGAAACCGTCCCGCGAACGTCTCCGAGGAACAGGAGGCGGGCCTCGAACAGATTCGGGAGTTCGTCGAGGCGTACGGCGGGACCGGCGTGCAGGCCGCGCTCGAAGCCGCCCTCTTCGACGAGCTCGGTTGTATCGCCATCTTCCCCGGCAGCGCCAACGGCAAGAAAGACGAGAAAGGCGTCTTCCGCGACTGCTTCATCCTCCCCGGGGAATCGACGACGGAGGACTTCGCCTACCACCTCCACTCGGACATCGGCGACGGGTTGCTCCACGGCATCGACTGCCGTAGCGGTCGTCAGATCGGTTCGGGCCACGAGCTCGGCCACCGCGACGTGGTCGAGATACTCACGACGAACTGA